A DNA window from Streptomyces parvus contains the following coding sequences:
- a CDS encoding DUF5995 family protein, producing the protein MTQIEQFPLPGPGGPPTGGSPVIERMRELRAGWPSGEGVAVFNTAYLKVVERMAPDLGPTDREAALLGVRCAERYLSAAETAAAGGRPPECWRPLLPCRRHPRVRPLQFALSGLQAHVGHDLVLAVVDTCHTLGCEPPDLEGEFECVGELLALLEERIHDDLMPGPDLLEIADPLTHLVSSWCLERAREAAWSAARTLWRLRGFPSLAEEFRQRTDAGAGLVGRLLLTPCR; encoded by the coding sequence ATGACGCAGATCGAGCAGTTCCCCCTACCGGGCCCGGGCGGTCCGCCGACGGGCGGCTCCCCGGTGATCGAACGTATGCGGGAATTGCGCGCCGGGTGGCCGTCCGGGGAGGGGGTGGCGGTCTTCAACACCGCCTATCTCAAGGTCGTCGAGCGGATGGCCCCGGACCTGGGGCCCACCGACCGCGAAGCCGCCCTGCTGGGCGTTCGCTGCGCCGAGCGCTATCTGTCGGCCGCCGAGACCGCCGCGGCGGGCGGGCGGCCGCCGGAGTGCTGGCGCCCGCTGCTCCCCTGCCGCCGCCATCCCCGCGTACGTCCGCTGCAGTTCGCCCTCAGCGGTCTCCAGGCGCACGTGGGGCACGACCTGGTCCTGGCGGTGGTGGACACCTGCCATACGCTCGGCTGCGAACCCCCGGACCTGGAGGGGGAGTTCGAGTGCGTGGGTGAACTCCTCGCCTTGCTGGAGGAGCGGATCCACGACGACCTGATGCCGGGCCCCGACCTCCTGGAGATCGCGGATCCGCTGACCCATCTGGTGAGTTCCTGGTGCCTGGAGCGGGCCCGCGAGGCGGCCTGGTCGGCGGCCCGGACGCTCTGGCGGCTGCGCGGATTCCCTTCGCTGGCCGAGGAGTTCCGACAGCGGACCGACGCGGGCGCGGGTCTGGTGGGGCGGCTTCTGCTCACCCCGTGCCGCTGA
- a CDS encoding NAD(P)/FAD-dependent oxidoreductase, translated as MTSTVPNAVQHTDAAAPPITMFGPDFPYAYDDFLAHPAGLGQIPATEHGQEVAVIGGGLSGIIAAYELMKMGLKPVVYEADRIGGRLRTVGFDGCDGDLTAEMGAMRFPPSSTALQHYIDLVGLRTRPFPNPLSPATPSTVVDLKGESHYAETIDDLPQVYRDVAEAWNACLEEGADFSDMNRALRERDVPRIREIWSQLVERLDNQTFYGFLCESEAFKSFRHREIFGQVGFGTGGWDTDFPNSILEILRVVYTEADDHHRGIVGGSQQLPLRLWDREPQKIVHWPLGTSLSSLHGGEPRGAVTRLTRTAGNRITVTDATGDIRTFRAAVFTGQSWLLLSKIDCDDALFPIDHWTAMERTHYMESSKLFVPVDRPFWLDKDETTGRDTMSMTLTDRMTRGTYLLDDGPDRPAVVCLSYTWCDDSLKWLPLSPKERMEVMLKSLGEIYPNVDIRSHIIGNPVTVSWENEPWFMGAFKANLPGHYRYQRRLFTHFVQDRLPEDKRGIFLAGDDISWTAGWAEGAVQTALNAVWGVMHQFGGATDATNPGPGDVFDEIAPVELPED; from the coding sequence ATGACGTCCACGGTGCCCAACGCCGTCCAGCACACCGACGCGGCCGCCCCGCCGATCACCATGTTCGGGCCGGACTTCCCCTACGCGTACGACGACTTCCTCGCCCACCCGGCGGGACTCGGGCAGATACCGGCGACCGAGCACGGTCAGGAGGTCGCCGTCATCGGCGGCGGGCTTTCGGGCATCATCGCCGCGTACGAGCTGATGAAGATGGGCCTCAAGCCCGTGGTCTACGAGGCCGACCGGATCGGCGGCCGACTGCGCACCGTCGGCTTCGACGGTTGCGACGGCGACCTCACCGCCGAGATGGGCGCCATGCGCTTCCCGCCCTCCTCCACGGCGCTCCAGCACTACATCGACCTGGTGGGCCTGCGGACCCGGCCCTTCCCCAACCCGCTCTCCCCGGCCACGCCCTCGACCGTCGTGGACCTCAAGGGCGAGTCGCACTACGCCGAGACCATCGACGACCTCCCGCAGGTCTACCGCGACGTGGCCGAGGCGTGGAACGCCTGTCTGGAGGAGGGCGCCGACTTCTCCGACATGAACCGGGCGCTGCGCGAGCGCGACGTCCCGCGTATCCGGGAGATCTGGTCGCAGCTCGTCGAGCGGCTCGACAACCAGACCTTCTACGGCTTCCTCTGCGAGTCCGAGGCCTTCAAGTCCTTCCGGCACCGCGAGATCTTCGGCCAGGTCGGCTTCGGCACCGGCGGCTGGGACACCGACTTCCCCAACTCCATCCTGGAGATCCTGCGCGTCGTCTACACCGAGGCCGACGACCACCACCGCGGCATCGTCGGCGGCAGCCAGCAGCTTCCGCTGCGCCTGTGGGACCGCGAGCCGCAGAAGATCGTCCACTGGCCGCTCGGCACCTCGCTCTCCTCCCTGCACGGCGGCGAGCCGCGCGGCGCCGTGACCCGGCTGACCCGTACGGCGGGCAACCGCATCACGGTCACCGACGCCACCGGCGACATCCGCACCTTCCGGGCCGCGGTCTTCACCGGCCAGTCCTGGCTGCTGCTCTCCAAGATCGACTGCGATGACGCGCTCTTCCCGATCGACCACTGGACGGCGATGGAGCGCACCCACTACATGGAGTCGTCCAAGCTGTTCGTGCCGGTCGACCGCCCGTTCTGGCTGGACAAGGACGAGACCACCGGCCGCGACACCATGTCGATGACGCTCACCGACCGGATGACCCGGGGGACGTACCTCCTGGACGACGGGCCGGACAGGCCCGCCGTCGTCTGCCTCTCCTACACGTGGTGCGACGACAGCCTGAAGTGGCTGCCGCTCTCCCCGAAGGAGCGCATGGAGGTCATGCTCAAGTCGCTCGGCGAGATCTACCCGAACGTCGACATCCGCAGCCACATCATCGGCAACCCGGTCACCGTCTCCTGGGAGAACGAGCCCTGGTTCATGGGCGCGTTCAAGGCCAACCTGCCCGGCCACTACCGCTACCAGCGGCGGCTGTTCACCCACTTCGTGCAGGACCGGCTGCCGGAGGACAAGCGGGGCATCTTCCTCGCCGGGGACGACATCTCCTGGACGGCCGGCTGGGCGGAGGGCGCCGTGCAGACCGCGCTGAACGCCGTGTGGGGCGTCATGCACCAGTTCGGCGGGGCGACGGACGCGACCAACCCGGGCCCCGGGGACGTCTTCGACGAGATCGCTCCGGTCGAGCTGCCGGAGGACTGA
- a CDS encoding carbon-nitrogen hydrolase family protein, whose protein sequence is MPSLRTALLQSSGRPGAVAENLKALDEAAARAADAGARLLVAPELFLTGYAIGDAVPELAESADGPGSKAIAEIAVRHGLAVLYGYPERDGERIFNASQLIGPDGARLANYRKTHLFGCFEQEWFTPGDRTVVQADLDGIRIGLLICYDVEFPENVRAHALAGTDLLLVPTAQMHPFQFVAESVVPVRAFESQMYVAYVNRTGPEGEFEFVGLSCLAGPDGVVRTRAGRGEELVIGEVDPEYLAASRAANPYLADRRPGLYGSLA, encoded by the coding sequence ATGCCGTCGTTGCGCACCGCCCTGCTCCAGAGTTCCGGACGGCCCGGCGCCGTCGCCGAGAACCTGAAGGCGCTCGACGAGGCCGCCGCCCGGGCCGCCGACGCGGGAGCCCGGCTGCTGGTGGCGCCCGAGCTGTTCCTCACCGGATACGCCATCGGCGACGCCGTGCCCGAGCTGGCCGAGTCCGCCGACGGACCCGGCTCAAAGGCGATCGCCGAGATCGCCGTACGCCACGGCCTCGCCGTCCTCTACGGCTACCCGGAGCGCGACGGGGAGCGGATCTTCAACGCCTCCCAGCTCATCGGCCCCGACGGCGCGCGGCTCGCGAACTACCGCAAGACCCATCTGTTCGGCTGCTTCGAGCAGGAGTGGTTCACTCCCGGCGACCGGACCGTCGTCCAGGCCGACCTCGACGGCATCCGCATCGGCCTGCTGATCTGCTACGACGTCGAGTTCCCGGAGAACGTCCGGGCGCACGCCCTCGCCGGCACCGATCTGCTGCTGGTTCCCACCGCGCAGATGCACCCCTTCCAGTTCGTCGCCGAATCCGTCGTCCCCGTACGGGCCTTCGAGAGCCAGATGTACGTGGCGTACGTCAACCGCACCGGCCCGGAAGGGGAGTTCGAGTTCGTCGGGCTCAGCTGCCTGGCCGGCCCCGACGGGGTCGTGCGCACCCGCGCCGGACGCGGCGAGGAACTCGTGATCGGCGAGGTGGACCCGGAGTACCTGGCCGCCTCGCGCGCCGCCAACCCGTATCTCGCAGACCGCCGCCCCGGTCTCTACGGCTCCCTCGCCTGA
- a CDS encoding Lrp/AsnC family transcriptional regulator, producing the protein MRLNDLDERIVHALAEDARRSYADIGAIVGLSAPAVKRRVDRLRAEGAITGFTVRVDPAALGWETEGFIEIYCSRNTSPDAIKQGLARYPEIASASTVTGEADAVVQVFAADMRHFEQVLERIAGEPYVERTKSVLVLSPLLRRYSAEAPPV; encoded by the coding sequence GTGCGCCTGAACGACCTCGACGAACGCATCGTCCACGCCCTCGCCGAAGACGCCCGGCGCTCCTACGCCGACATCGGCGCCATCGTCGGCCTCTCCGCCCCCGCCGTGAAACGGCGCGTCGACCGGCTGCGCGCCGAGGGCGCGATCACCGGCTTCACCGTGCGGGTCGACCCCGCGGCGCTCGGCTGGGAGACCGAGGGGTTCATCGAGATCTACTGCAGCCGCAACACCTCCCCGGACGCGATCAAACAGGGCCTCGCCCGCTACCCGGAGATCGCCTCGGCCTCCACCGTGACCGGCGAGGCGGACGCGGTGGTGCAGGTCTTCGCCGCCGACATGCGCCACTTCGAACAGGTCCTGGAGCGCATCGCGGGGGAGCCGTACGTGGAGCGTACGAAGTCGGTGCTGGTGCTCTCGCCGCTGCTGCGCAGGTACTCCGCGGAGGCCCCGCCGGTCTGA
- a CDS encoding aldehyde dehydrogenase family protein produces the protein MSFFTDLAHQYIDGEWRPGKGSWDIIDFNPFDGEKLASIPVATAEEVDQAYRAAERAQQAWADTNPYSRRAVLEKALGIVEEREQEIGEAIVAELGGTRLKAAFELHLAKEFLREAIQLALRPAGQILPSPTEGKENRVYRVPVGVVGVISPFNFPFLLSLKSVAPALALGNAVVLKPHQNTPVCGGTLLAKVFEDAGLPAGLLNVVITDIAEIGDTLLEHPVPQVISFTGSDKVGRHVATVCARNLKRAVLELGGNSALVVLDDADVDYAVDAAVFSRYVHQGQVCMAANRILVDRAVEAEFTEKFVAKVASLTVGDPADPATQIGPLINSSQAESVSKLVDQTVAAGATALLHGRADGNLVSPSVLTGLAADSPVLHQEIFGPVALLIPFDGEDEAVRIANDTPYGLSGAVHTGNIERGVRVGQRIHTGMIHINDGTVHDEPIVPFGGEKSSGLGRLNGDSMIEAFTTQKWISIQHGRSQFPF, from the coding sequence ATGTCCTTCTTCACTGACCTGGCCCACCAGTACATCGACGGCGAGTGGAGGCCGGGGAAGGGGTCCTGGGACATCATCGACTTCAACCCGTTCGACGGCGAGAAGCTCGCCTCGATCCCGGTCGCCACCGCCGAGGAGGTCGACCAGGCCTACCGGGCCGCCGAGCGCGCGCAGCAGGCATGGGCGGACACCAACCCGTACAGCAGGCGGGCCGTTCTGGAGAAGGCTCTCGGCATCGTCGAGGAGCGCGAGCAGGAGATCGGCGAGGCGATCGTCGCCGAGCTCGGCGGCACCCGGCTGAAGGCCGCGTTCGAACTGCACCTGGCCAAGGAGTTCCTCCGCGAGGCGATCCAGCTGGCCCTGCGCCCCGCCGGACAGATCCTCCCCTCGCCGACCGAGGGCAAGGAGAACCGCGTCTACCGCGTGCCCGTCGGCGTCGTCGGGGTGATCAGCCCGTTCAACTTCCCCTTCCTGCTCTCCCTCAAGTCCGTCGCGCCCGCGCTGGCCCTCGGCAACGCCGTCGTCCTCAAGCCGCACCAGAACACCCCGGTCTGCGGCGGCACCCTGCTGGCCAAGGTCTTCGAGGACGCCGGGCTCCCCGCCGGGCTGCTGAACGTCGTGATCACCGACATCGCGGAGATCGGCGACACCCTGCTGGAGCACCCCGTGCCGCAGGTCATCTCCTTCACGGGCTCGGACAAGGTCGGCCGCCACGTCGCCACCGTCTGCGCCCGGAACCTCAAGCGCGCCGTCCTCGAACTCGGGGGCAACAGCGCCCTGGTCGTGCTCGACGACGCGGACGTCGACTACGCCGTCGACGCGGCGGTCTTCAGCCGGTACGTCCACCAGGGCCAGGTCTGCATGGCCGCCAACCGCATCCTGGTCGACCGCGCGGTCGAGGCCGAGTTCACCGAGAAGTTCGTCGCCAAGGTCGCGTCCCTCACCGTCGGCGACCCCGCCGACCCGGCCACCCAGATCGGCCCGCTGATCAACTCCTCGCAGGCCGAGTCCGTCTCCAAGCTCGTCGACCAGACCGTGGCGGCCGGGGCGACGGCCCTCCTGCACGGCCGCGCCGACGGCAACCTCGTCAGCCCCTCCGTGCTGACCGGTCTCGCCGCCGACTCGCCCGTCCTGCACCAGGAGATCTTCGGGCCCGTCGCCCTGCTGATCCCCTTCGACGGCGAGGACGAGGCCGTCCGGATCGCCAACGACACCCCGTACGGACTGAGCGGCGCCGTCCACACCGGCAACATCGAGCGCGGCGTGCGGGTCGGGCAGCGCATCCACACCGGCATGATCCACATCAACGACGGCACCGTCCACGACGAGCCGATCGTCCCCTTCGGCGGCGAGAAGAGCTCCGGTCTGGGCCGGCTGAACGGCGACTCGATGATCGAGGCCTTCACCACCCAGAAGTGGATCTCCATCCAGCACGGCCGCTCGCAGTTCCCCTTCTGA
- a CDS encoding GuaB1 family IMP dehydrogenase-related protein produces MRFLEPGTGRYTESPAVPYDLTYDDVFMVPGRSAVGSRQGVDLSSPDGTGTTIPLVVANMTAIAGRRMAETVARRGGLVVIPQDIPIEVVTDVISWVKTRHLVLDTPIELAPGQTVADALSLLPKRAHGAGVVVDADRRPVGVVTEHDLSGVDRFTQLSEVMSKDLVLLDADIDPRDAFNKLDGANRKLAPAVDADGRLVGILTRKAALRATLYTPATDAGGKLRVAAAVGINGDVAGKAKQLLDAGADVLVVDTAHGHQESMISAVRAVRALDPQVPIVAGNIVAAEGVRDLIEAGADIIKVGVGPGAMCTTRMMTGVGRPQFSAVLECAAEAKKHGKHVWADGGVRHPRDVAMALAAGASNVMIGSWFAGTYESPGDLQQSADGRFYKESFGMASARAVKNRTSDESAYDRARKALFEEGISTSRMFLDPTRPGVEDLIDSIIAGVRSSCTYAGAGSLAEFAEKAVVGVQSAAGYAEGKPLHASWS; encoded by the coding sequence ATGCGTTTTCTTGAGCCGGGAACCGGTCGCTACACAGAGTCCCCCGCGGTCCCGTACGACCTCACGTACGACGACGTCTTCATGGTCCCGGGCCGCTCCGCGGTCGGCTCCCGCCAGGGTGTGGACCTCTCGTCGCCCGACGGAACCGGTACCACCATTCCGCTCGTGGTCGCCAACATGACCGCCATCGCGGGTCGCCGGATGGCCGAAACCGTCGCCCGCCGCGGCGGCCTCGTCGTCATCCCCCAGGACATCCCGATCGAGGTCGTCACCGACGTCATCTCCTGGGTCAAGACGCGCCACCTCGTCCTCGACACCCCGATCGAGCTGGCCCCCGGCCAGACCGTCGCCGACGCGCTCTCGCTGCTGCCCAAGCGGGCGCACGGTGCGGGCGTCGTCGTCGACGCCGACCGCCGCCCCGTCGGTGTCGTCACCGAGCACGACCTCAGCGGCGTCGACCGCTTCACCCAGCTCTCCGAGGTCATGTCCAAGGACCTCGTGCTGCTGGACGCGGACATCGACCCGCGCGACGCCTTCAACAAGCTCGACGGCGCCAACCGCAAGCTCGCCCCCGCGGTCGACGCGGACGGCCGCCTCGTCGGCATCCTCACCCGCAAGGCCGCCCTGCGCGCCACGCTCTACACCCCCGCCACCGACGCCGGGGGCAAGCTGCGCGTCGCGGCCGCCGTCGGTATCAACGGCGACGTGGCCGGCAAGGCCAAGCAGCTCCTGGACGCGGGCGCCGACGTCCTCGTCGTGGACACCGCCCACGGCCACCAGGAATCCATGATCAGCGCGGTGAGGGCCGTACGGGCCCTCGACCCGCAGGTGCCGATCGTCGCGGGCAACATCGTCGCCGCCGAGGGCGTGCGCGACCTGATCGAGGCGGGCGCGGACATCATCAAGGTCGGCGTCGGCCCCGGCGCCATGTGCACCACCCGGATGATGACCGGCGTCGGCCGGCCGCAGTTCTCCGCCGTCCTGGAGTGCGCCGCCGAGGCGAAGAAGCACGGCAAGCACGTCTGGGCCGACGGCGGCGTCCGGCACCCGCGCGACGTCGCCATGGCGCTCGCCGCCGGCGCCTCCAACGTGATGATCGGCTCCTGGTTCGCGGGCACGTACGAGTCGCCCGGCGACCTCCAGCAGTCCGCCGACGGCCGCTTCTACAAGGAGTCCTTCGGGATGGCCTCGGCCCGCGCCGTGAAGAACCGCACCTCGGACGAGTCGGCCTACGACCGCGCCCGCAAGGCGCTCTTCGAGGAGGGCATCTCCACCTCGCGGATGTTCCTCGACCCGACCCGCCCGGGCGTCGAGGACCTCATCGACTCGATCATCGCGGGCGTCCGCTCCTCCTGCACCTACGCCGGTGCCGGATCCCTGGCGGAGTTCGCCGAGAAGGCGGTCGTCGGCGTCCAGAGCGCCGCCGGTTACGCCGAGGGCAAGCCCTTGCACGCCAGCTGGAGTTGA
- a CDS encoding terpene synthase family protein yields MDSELPDIYCPFPQRTNPHVGHTRGHLDAWTRRTGLVHRESARNRFEQADFGAFVGMVYPTADEEHLDLVADWFVWLFLVDDQLDDGHLGRSPDRVRSVVERMRAVVDGSAPEPLPGEKAPAAVTALADLWKRTTPNAAPHWRTRFAWHLVTYLTTATTWEAGNRAENVVPSEETYIAKRRHTGAIHVCMDLIEIVAGIEAPESLHNDPRFITALEAACNHVCWANDVYSFEKEQVLGEIHNLVHLVRHHRGLGEQQALDHVAERLAMETERFLTAEDELLELYPELSGLLVPYLDGMRSWMRGNLDWSRQTPRYNPADVGQYEEPEEYLEETVLGVPPARAEAAAPAPCSAKAPPSG; encoded by the coding sequence GTGGACAGCGAACTGCCGGACATCTACTGCCCGTTCCCGCAGCGGACCAATCCGCACGTGGGGCACACCCGGGGCCACCTGGACGCCTGGACCAGACGGACGGGTCTGGTCCATCGCGAGTCCGCGAGGAACCGATTCGAACAAGCCGATTTCGGGGCGTTCGTCGGCATGGTCTACCCGACGGCCGACGAGGAACACCTCGATCTGGTGGCCGACTGGTTCGTCTGGCTCTTCCTGGTCGACGACCAGCTCGACGACGGCCACCTCGGCCGTTCACCCGACCGAGTGAGAAGCGTGGTCGAACGGATGCGCGCGGTCGTCGACGGCTCAGCGCCCGAGCCGCTGCCGGGGGAAAAGGCCCCGGCCGCCGTGACCGCCCTGGCCGATCTGTGGAAACGTACGACGCCGAACGCGGCCCCGCACTGGCGGACCCGGTTCGCCTGGCATCTGGTCACCTACCTCACGACCGCCACGACCTGGGAGGCGGGCAACCGCGCCGAGAACGTGGTGCCCTCGGAGGAGACGTACATCGCCAAGCGGCGGCACACCGGGGCCATCCACGTCTGCATGGATCTCATAGAGATCGTCGCGGGCATCGAGGCGCCGGAGTCGCTCCACAACGACCCCCGCTTCATCACCGCCCTGGAAGCCGCGTGCAACCACGTCTGCTGGGCCAACGACGTGTACTCCTTCGAGAAGGAGCAGGTGCTCGGCGAGATCCACAACCTCGTGCACCTGGTCCGCCACCACCGGGGCCTCGGGGAGCAGCAGGCGCTGGACCATGTCGCCGAACGGCTCGCGATGGAGACCGAGCGGTTCCTCACCGCCGAGGACGAGCTGCTGGAGCTGTATCCGGAACTGTCCGGGCTGCTGGTGCCCTACCTCGACGGGATGCGGAGCTGGATGCGCGGCAACCTGGACTGGTCGCGCCAGACGCCCCGCTACAACCCGGCGGACGTCGGTCAGTACGAGGAACCCGAGGAGTACCTGGAGGAGACGGTGCTGGGCGTCCCGCCCGCGCGCGCCGAGGCCGCCGCCCCCGCGCCGTGCTCGGCCAAGGCTCCCCCGTCCGGCTGA
- a CDS encoding sugar-binding transcriptional regulator, with the protein MRMGPAELVQAAAMARRFYLEGKSKIQIAEEFGVSRFKVARVLETALERDLVRIEIRVPAELDAERSDALRARYGLRHAVVVESPAEEQDDAPDPENLGEVAADLLGELVAEGDVLGLAWGRSTIHMAAALDRLPPCTVVQLTGVYDAGTAERGSVEAVRRAAQVSGGEAHPIYAPMLLPDPATAAALREQTGIARAFEYFDKVTVAAVSIGSWEPGISTVHDMLSDEERAHYASLGVAAEMSAHLFDAEGRRVGRDLGERCITVEADRLRRIPEVVAIAGGQRKAAAIGAVLRSGLVTSLVTDTAAADYLLTESAAGVRPALERADPDGE; encoded by the coding sequence ATGCGGATGGGACCCGCGGAGCTGGTGCAGGCGGCGGCCATGGCCCGCCGGTTCTACCTGGAGGGCAAGTCCAAGATCCAGATCGCCGAGGAGTTCGGCGTGAGCCGCTTCAAGGTGGCCCGGGTCCTGGAGACCGCTCTCGAACGCGATCTCGTGCGTATCGAGATCCGGGTCCCGGCCGAGCTGGACGCCGAACGCTCCGACGCCCTGCGCGCCCGCTACGGGCTGCGGCACGCGGTGGTCGTCGAATCCCCGGCCGAGGAACAGGACGACGCCCCCGACCCGGAGAACCTGGGCGAGGTCGCCGCCGACCTGCTGGGCGAGCTGGTGGCCGAGGGCGATGTGCTCGGCCTGGCCTGGGGCCGCTCCACCATCCACATGGCGGCGGCCCTCGACCGGCTGCCGCCCTGCACGGTCGTCCAGCTGACCGGGGTGTACGACGCGGGCACCGCCGAGCGCGGCTCGGTCGAGGCGGTCCGCCGGGCGGCCCAGGTCTCCGGCGGCGAGGCGCACCCCATCTACGCCCCCATGCTGCTGCCCGACCCCGCGACGGCCGCCGCGCTGCGCGAGCAGACGGGCATCGCCCGCGCCTTCGAGTACTTCGACAAGGTCACCGTCGCCGCCGTCTCCATCGGTTCCTGGGAGCCGGGCATCTCCACCGTCCACGACATGCTCTCGGACGAGGAGCGCGCCCACTACGCCTCACTCGGCGTCGCCGCCGAGATGTCCGCGCACCTGTTCGACGCCGAGGGCCGCCGGGTCGGCCGCGACCTGGGAGAGCGCTGCATCACCGTGGAGGCGGACCGGCTGCGCCGGATCCCCGAGGTGGTCGCGATCGCGGGCGGCCAGCGCAAGGCGGCGGCGATCGGCGCGGTGCTCCGCTCCGGCCTCGTCACCAGCCTGGTCACGGACACCGCGGCGGCCGACTACCTGCTCACCGAGTCCGCCGCGGGGGTCCGCCCGGCGCTGGAGCGGGCCGACCCCGACGGGGAGTGA
- the rpe gene encoding ribulose-phosphate 3-epimerase, with protein MAQINPSILSADFARLAEEAKAVEGADWLHVDVMDNHFVPNLTLGVPIVEALSKATDTPLDCHLMIEDADRWAPQYVEAGAGSVTFHAEAAAAPVRLAREIRAKGARASMALKPATPIEPYEDLLPELDMLLIMTVEPGFGGQAFLDIMLPKIRRTRELISKHGLELWLQVDGGVSASTIERCAEAGADVFVAGSAVYGAADPAAAVRDLRALADVATAAAPWACDH; from the coding sequence ATGGCGCAGATCAACCCCAGCATCCTGTCCGCCGATTTCGCGCGTCTCGCCGAGGAGGCGAAGGCCGTCGAAGGCGCGGACTGGCTCCATGTCGATGTCATGGACAACCACTTCGTGCCCAACCTGACCCTCGGCGTGCCGATCGTCGAGGCGCTCAGCAAGGCGACGGACACCCCGCTGGACTGCCATCTCATGATCGAGGACGCGGACCGCTGGGCCCCGCAGTACGTGGAGGCCGGCGCCGGGTCCGTCACCTTCCACGCCGAGGCCGCCGCGGCGCCGGTGCGGCTGGCGCGGGAGATCCGGGCGAAGGGGGCGCGCGCGTCGATGGCGCTCAAGCCCGCGACGCCCATCGAGCCGTACGAGGACCTGCTCCCCGAGCTGGACATGCTGCTGATCATGACGGTCGAGCCGGGCTTCGGCGGGCAGGCGTTCCTGGACATCATGCTGCCGAAGATCCGCCGCACCCGGGAGCTGATCAGCAAGCACGGTCTCGAACTGTGGCTCCAGGTCGACGGCGGGGTCTCGGCCTCCACCATCGAGCGGTGCGCCGAGGCCGGAGCCGACGTCTTCGTGGCCGGATCCGCGGTCTACGGGGCGGCGGACCCGGCGGCGGCGGTACGGGACCTGCGGGCCCTGGCGGACGTGGCGACGGCCGCGGCCCCCTGGGCGTGCGACCACTGA